The Streptomyces sp. NBC_00576 genome contains the following window.
GCCCGGCGGGAGTGGGGACCCGGAGGGAATGGTGGGTCATGGCTTCACCGGTCCGAGGTCGGGCGTGTCGGTGAGCAGGACCTGCGCCGAGGTGGTGGCGTTCAGCTCCAGGAGCAGCAGGTCGTTGCTGCCCGGGCGCAGTACGGGCGCGGGCACGTAGAGGGTGCGCTGCGGGCCGCGGTTCCAGTAGCGGCCGAGATGGAAGCCGTTGATCCAGGCCTGGCCCTTGGTCCAGCCGGGCAGCGACAGGAAGGTGTCGGCGGGCGTGGCGACCTCGAACGTGCCCTGGTAGAACGCCGGTTGGGTGGCCGGGGCCGCGTCCGAGGGGGCGAAGGGCAGCGCACCGAGGTCGTCCAGGGTGAGGGGATGGCTGTCCCAGCCGTGCAGGGCGGTGCCGTTGAAGGTGACCGCCCCGAGGAGCCCCTTGGGCGAGCCGATACGCGGACCGTAGTTGACCCCGCCCATGTTCTCCACGAGCACCTCGACCACCGCGCCGGTGAAGGGAATCCGGACCGGCAGGCTCTCGTCGTGCCGCTCGCGTTCGAGTACGCCGACGGGTGCGCCGTCGACGAACACCTGCGCCCGGTCGCCCACCCCGCCGGCGAAGTGCAGCAGCCCGTCGCCCGCGAGGGGAGCGGTGGTGCGGTAGAGCACATACCCGGCGCGCAGCCCCAGTTCGTCCATGGTCACCGGGTCCTCGGTGCGCACGGGCTTGGCGAGGAGCCCCGCGTTGGGCAGCAGAGGCGCGCGCTGACCCAACTCGACGACGGTGGGCGGGAGTTTGACGCTCGGTGCGGGGACCGGCTCGTCCGGGACGGGTGCGTGCCGGGCGATCACCTCGCGGAAGGCGTGGTACTTCGGTCCGGGGTCGCCGTTCTCGGTGAGGGCGGCGTCGTAGTCGTAGGAGGTGACGATGGGCTGGTAGGCGTGGTCGTGGTTGGCGCCGTTGGTGAAGGCGAAGTTGGTGCCGCCGTGGAACATGTAGATGTTGACGGACGCACCTGCCGAGAGCAGCCGGTCCAGGTCTGCGGCGGCGTCGGCCGCGCTCCGGGTGTGGTGCTCCTCGCCCCAGTGGTCGAACCAGCCGATCCAGAACTCCGCGCACATCAGGGGCCCTTCGGGCTGATGTGCCCTCAACTGCTCCAGCGACGCGGCGACTTTGCTGCCGAAGGTACCCGTGGTGAGCACGCCGGGGAGGCTGCCGGCCGCCAGGTGCTCGGGGTTTGCCTGGTCGCAGGTGAAGAGCAACTCCCCGATCCCGCGCGAACGCAGAGCCTCCGCGAGATGTTCGAGATACGCGGTGTCGTCGCCGTACGCCCCGTACTCGTTCTCCACCTGGACGGCGATGACGGGACCGCCGGACTCGGCGAGGTACGGCAGCAGGGGCGGCAGCAGCAGGTCGAGGTAGCGGTCGATGGCGCCCGTGAAGCGGGGATCGCTGGAGCGCAGCCGGATGTCGGGGTCGGTGGTGAGCCAGGAGGGCAGCCCGCCGCCGTCCCATTCGGCGCAGATGAACGGGCCGGGCCGCAGCAGGACATGCAGCCCTTCCGCCTTGGCCAGCCGCAGATAGCGCGGCAGATCGAGGATGCCGTCGAGGGCGAGAGTGCCGGGTTCGGGCTGGTGGAGGTTCCAGGGGACGTACGTCTCCACGGTGTTGAGGCCCATCAGGCGGGCCTTGCGCAGCCGGTCGGCCCACTGGTCGGGGTGGACGCGGAAGTAGTGCATCGCGCCGGAGATGATCCGGAACGGTTCGCCGTGCAGCAGGAAACCGTCGGACGTCGTTGTCAGAGCGGGAGCGGGCATGCGGGGGTTTCCCTTCGGTTCGGTTCGTGGGTTCCAGCCGGTTCGCTGGGGGGTGAGGCGGTCGGTGGAGGTCGTTCGGTCGGGGGCGTTCAGTGGGTCCGGGTAGCCCGGATCAGCCAGAGCGTGGCCGCCAGGCACAGCGCCGAGATCCCGCACAGCAGCAGCGGCACCGCCCGTACGCCGGACCACTCGATGGCCTTGCCGAGCGCCGGTCCCGCGGCCACTCCACCGGCCATCGACGCGGCGATGACCACGGCACCGGCTCTCCGCGCCGCTGGGGCGGCCCGGTTCAGCCAGGGCAGCCCGGTGGGGAAGATCGGCGCGATGAAGAGGCCGACGCCCGCGTAGGCGTAGGGCGCGAGGGCGGGTACGGCGGCCAGGAGCAGGCAGACGGTCATGCCGGCGCAGGACACCGCGATGATCGACTGGGGCGAGAAGCGCAGGGCGAGCGGAGCGGCCAGGAAACGGCCGACGGTCATCATCAGCCAGTACACGGAGGTGGCCGTGGCGGCTGCTGCGGCCCCGTATCCGACGGTCTCCAGGTGCGTCGGCTCCCAACCGCCGACGCCCGCCTCGATGCCCACGTGCAGGACATAGAGGGTGACGAAGACGCCGAGTACGGAACCCAGGCTGCGGGCGAGCACCTGCCCGCCGGGGCTGCCGGAGGCGCCGGACCCGGGCGCGGGGGTCTGCTGCGGTACGTGTTCCCGTACGCCTCGAAGACACAGCAACAGGGGCAGGTTGGCGAGGGAGAAGGCGAGGAACACGGCCGGATAGTGCTCGGAGCCGACCGCACCGATCAGTGCCGGCCCGAGGATCGCGCCGATGCCGAAGTGGGCGTTGAGGATGTTCAGCATCGCCGTCGAACGGTCGCCGAAGCCGACCGCGAACAGTTGGTTGAGGCCGTAGTCGATACCGCCGAAGCCGAGCCCGGTGAGCAGGGCGGCGGCCAGCGCGAGCGGCCAGTTCGGCGCCAGCGCGAAGCCCGCGGCGCCGACGGCCATCAGGATGTACGAGCTGCCGAGAACGCGCCGGTTGCCCAGCCGCACGTACAGCCGGTCGATGAGGAGCACCCCCACGACCCCGCCGGCGAAATGGGCGCTCAGCCCGAGACCCGCGGCCGACGGGGAGAGCCCGAACTCGTCACGGAACGCCGGGATCGACGGACCGTACAGGGCCTGGACGACCCCGATCAGCACGAAGCCGACGCAGGAGGCGACCACGGCGACGGGGCTGAAGACGGGAGTGGCCGGGGTGGTCGGGGTGGTCGGGGCAGGCAGGGTGGGCGGAGCCGTCGGAGCAGGTGGTGGGTCCCGTTGCTCGGTGACCGCCGGTTGTCCGGTGGGTCGATCGGTCACGTGGACTCCCGTCGCCTGTGGTCGAGAACGCGGCTGACTCGCCCTCGCTCCGGTGCGGGGACGGCAACGATGTTACCGGTAACATACGTGCCGTCAAGAGACCCCCGGGGCCTTTCGCCCCAGGGGATTCACAAGGGGGTGGGCGGGATCAGCCGCCCGGGCCGAGCGACCAGCTGGGAACGCTGCCGGCCAGTCGGCAGGCGACGACGTACAGCGGTATCGGCGGGGTGTACGGGGAGTCGCCCTCTGGGCTGTGGATCAGCCGGGGCCGGGCGGACGGGGACGCCGGCCGGGTGCGCGTCCAGGACGGGTCGGCCAGCTGGGCACCGACCACGTAACGGGTGCTCGGCGGCCAGGTGACCCCGAGGTGGGAACCGGACGGGACGATCCACCACCAGCGCTGGTCGTCGGCGAAGACACAGCCGACGCGGGGCAGGGAGTCCATGATCCGCTGCCCGTGCTCACGGGGCGTGCCCACGGCGTCACAGCCGAGGCCGGCGGTCAGGCGGGCGGGGAGGACGAGCCGGCCGGTGCGGCCGGGGTGGCCAGGATGCTCGCGCGAGGACTTGATCGAGGGGGGTGCGTGGAGCGGCGGGGACGGGGGGTGCATGGCCGAGGACTGGACGGGGCGAGGCGCGTGGGGCGTGCGAGGTGCGGGGGGCGTATGGGGCGGGTGGGTGACCGGGCCGTGCGGGCTGTGCGGGCGCGGGTCAGGAGCGGGAGTACGGGGGATGCGGTACTGGCGTTCCATACGGTCCATGTGAGGCGATTCCTTCGGCCGAGTGGGGGACGGGCCGGATGCGGTGCGGGGCCGACGGGTGCCAGGGGGCAGCTGCGGCGGCCTGTACTACGGGGGCGGCGGGGGGAGTCGGAGGGAGGGTGGGTACGGGTGCGGCTACGGGGCCGACCGGCGCCGGCGCGTCGGCCGCGTCGGGCGCACTCCCGGAGGGGGCCGACACCGCGGCAGAGGCCTGCGTCGCGACAAACACCTTCGCCCCGGCAGGAGTTGCCGTCTCGACGGGAACCGACGCCGTGACCGGCACCGATGACGCGACCGGCGCCGCCGGTGCGGCGGCCTCCGCCGGCTCCGTCTGCTCGGTGGGGAGTTCGGCCCAGACGACGCGCCCGGAGCCGTGCGGGGCGTCGCGGACACCCCAGTCACTGCTCAGGACGCCGACCAGCAGGAGTCCGCGTCCGCACTGTTCGTCGGGGCCGGGTCTGCGCTGGGCCGGCAGGGTGCCGCCGCGGTTCTCGTCCTCGACCTCGATGTACAGCCGCCCGGTGGAGAGGTGCAGCCGGCACACGATCCGCTCACTGGCGGCGTGGGTGAGGGCGTTGGTGACGAGCTCGGAGGTCACCAGCAGGGCGTTGTCGGAGGTGTCGGGGCCGACGCCCCAGGCGCCGAGCACTTCGCGCACCTTCCGCCGGGCCGTGCCGACGGAGGCGGGAGTCGCGGTCAGAACGAACATGTCCGACTGCGGAGAGTGACCGGAGTGGTCGGGGAGGTGTGGGTGGCCGGCGAGCCGGCCCCTGGGCATTCGGCCGAGTGGCTGGGGGAGGGAGGGCGGAGCCATCGCCGTTCGCCTTTCGTTGCCTGCGCACCCTGGCCGGTGCGACACCGCCCCGACGTGAGCCGCGAGCAGGTCAACCCGCATCAAAACAGCGCAGGTTGCGGCCCCTTCTCCCCCAACTGGGCCGTTCACTCTCGTCGTTCACCGTTTCCGGGAAGGTACGAACACTGTGACACCTGACAACAACGGCTCGCAACCAGCAAGTTGAAATTTGCAATTTGTGAGGTGCATGCTGCTCCCGTCGAAAGATGATCGTGACAGACTGCGACCCTGAGCCCGGTGTGAGGGGGTAGGCGTGACCGCGGAGACCGACTGGGGCGGCGCCCCTTCCGTCCTGCGCATGATCCTCGGCAGACAGTTGGAGGAGCTGCGGACGCGCGCCGGTCTCTCGTTCGAGGACGCGGGTATGGCGATCGGTGTCAGCCACTCCACGATCCGCAGGATGGAAGCGGCCAAGGTGGCCCGGCTCCGCCTGCCGGACGTCGAGAAACTGCTGCAGACGTACGGGGTGACGGACCAGCAGGAGATCGACACGTTCCTGAAGTCGGTCCGCGAGGCCAACAAGCGCGGCTGGTGGCACAACTACCGGGATGTACTGCCCGACTGGTTCGCCGCGTATCTGAGCCTGGAACAGGCTGCGTTGCAGATCCGTGCGTACGAGGCGCAGTTCGTGCCGGGTCTGTTCCAGACGGCGGACTACGCGCGTGCCCTGCTGGGCGCCGGCAATCCGCACGCCTCCTCGGAGGCGACGGACCGCCGGGTGGCGCTACGTCTGCGCCGCCAGGAGCTGCTGACCCGCGAGGCACCGCCGCGGGTGTGGATCGTGATGGACGAGACCGTGCTGCGGTGGCCGGTCGGCGGTCCGGAGGTGATGCGCGCGCAGATCGACCATCTGATCGCGATGAACGCGCTGCCCCATGTGACCTTGCAGATCATGCCGTTCGGCAACGGCCCGCATCCCGCGATGCGGGCCGGGGCGTTCCATCTCTTCCGGTTCAGGGCACCCGAGTTGCCGGACATCGTCTATCTGAGCGGTCTGGTCGGCGCGGTGTATCTCGACAAGGGCGACGACGTCGTCGTCTATCGCGAGGCTCTGGACCGGCTGGGCGCGCAGTCGGCGCCCGCCAGAAAGACCGAGGCCCTCCTCGGTGCGATTCGCAAGGAGCTCTGACATGCACCACCCCACACATCCCCACCTCCCGAACGCCCACGCCAACCACTCCAGCCAATCCAACCACTCCCACCCCGTACGAAACGGCATGCCGGCCCGTGAACTCGGCTCCCGCGGCTGGTCCAAGCCGTGGAGCGACGACGCGGGCGGCGCCTGCGTCGAAGTGAAGAAGCTCGCCGACGGCCGGGTCGCAGTCCGCCAGTCGACCGACCCCGACAGCCCGGCCCTGGTCTTCACCCCGCACGAGATGACGAGTTTCCTGGCCGGTGTGAAGGCGGGTGACGCAGACTTCCTGCTCTGAACTGCCTTGTTTCTACTGAGACTTGACTGGCTTGACTCAGACTTACGAACCGAATGGGAGGGGCGGCGTGCCCGACAACGGATGGCCGGCCGACCGAATCGACACGGAGAACGCGCACTCCGCGCGGATCTACGACTACATCCTCGGCGGCAAGGACTACTACCCCGCCGACAAGGAAGCGGGCGACGCCATGTCGCACGAGTGGCCCGCCCTGCCGATCCATATGAAGGCCAACCGCGACTGGATGAACCGGGCGGTGGCCTACCTGGCCAAGGAAGCGGGCATCCGCCAGTTCCTCGACATAGGCACCGGCATCCCGACCTCCCCCAACCTGCACGAGATCGCCCAGTCGGTGGCCCCCGAGTCCCGGGTCGTCTACGTCGACAACGACCCGATCGTCCTCACCCTCTCCCAGGGCCTGCTGGCCAGCACACCGGAGGGCCGGACGGCGTACATCGAGGCCGACTTCCAGCACCCGGAGGCCATCCTCGACTCCCCCGACTTCCGCGAGACCCTGGACCTGACCAAGCCGGTCGCCCTCACGGTGATCGCGATCGTCCACTTCGTCCTGGACGAGGACGACGCGGTGGGCATCGTCCGGCGCCTCCTCGACCCCCTCCCCTCGGGCAGCTACCTGGCGATGTCCATCGGCACCGCCGAGTTCGCCCCGGAGGAGGTGGGCCGGGTCGCCCGCGAGTACAAGGCCCGCAACATGCCGATGCGTCTGCGCACGTTCCCGGAGGCGGAGGAGTTCTTCGAGGGTCTCGACCTGGTCGAGCCGGGCATCGTCCAGGTCCACAAGTGGCACCCGGACACGACGAGCGGCGAGGGGATCCGGGACGAGGACATCGCCATGTACGGGGCGGTGGCTCGGAAGCCGTAGGAGCCGTAGGAGCCGTAAGGGCGACCGTGGTCCCTCCGGCTGCGGTTCGAAGTCCCGGCACAGCCCGTTCACCCTGGCGCACCGCCAGGGTGAACGGGCTGTTCGCCCCCAGCCGGTGCATCGCGGCGCGAAAGGGAACCGGAGGTCCCATTTCCCCTTCCATTCCCCCTCCACACCGGCAATCCTTCTGACACCACCCCGGACCGACCGAGGGGATCACACGCGCCGGACACACCCCGCACCGGCCCATGCACCCTGGTTCCAGCTGGTTGCTCACTTGACTACCAGGCGTCACATCCGATTGGCTCCGCCCAGCGAAAGTCGGACAGTCAGTGCAGGTCGCCCGACGATCGCGCAGATTTCGGCGTACCCACACCCCTCTCTCGTCCCCCTCTCTTGCTCATCCCACCCCCCTTCTCCTCCTCGGCCGCGCAGCGAGGTGCCGCACTCCCATGAACACACCCCCCGCCTCTTCCGGTTCCGCACGATCCGCCCGTGCCACGGCTGTTGCCGCCGGCGTGGCCGCCGTCTGTCTTCTCGCGGCCGGCTGTTCGGGCTCCGGCTCCGACGGGTCGGACTCCGACAAGGGCTCCGCCGCCGTCGGCACCGCCCGGCTCAAGGTCGCCCTGATCACCCACGGAGCCAAGGGCGACGATTTCTGGGAGCGGGTGCGGAAAGGCGCGCAGGCCGCGGCGGCCAAGGACAACATCGAGCTGACGTACTCGAGTGACCCTGATGCCGCCGGCCAGGCCGGTCTGGTGCGCGACGCGGTCAAGGACAAGGTCGACGGAATCGCCCTGACCCTCGCCAAGCCGGAGGCGATGAAGAGCGCGGTCGCGCAGGCGAAGGCGGCGGGGATACCCGTGGTCGGCCTCAACTCGGGTATCGACGCCTGGCGTTCCGCGGGCCTGCTGGAGTTCTTCGGCCAGGACGAGAGCACCGCCGGCCGGGCGCTCGGCGACAAACTGGACACGCTCAAGGTCAAACACGCCCTCTGCGTCATCCATGAGCAGGGGAACGTCGCCCTGGAGGCGCGCTGTGCCGGGGTGAAGAAGACGTTCGCCGGCGAGACCGAGAACCTGTACGTGAACGGCACCGACACGGACGCGGTGACGACGGTCATCGCGGCCCGGCTGAACCAGGACCCGAGCATCGACGAAGTCGTCACACTGGGCGCGCAGTTCGCGCTCTCGGCGGCGAAGTCGGTGGACGAGTCGGGCAGTAAGGCGAAGATCGCGACCTTCGACCTGAACAACGACATCGTGGGGGCCATCAAGAGCGGTGACGTGCAGTTCGCCGTGGACCAGCAGCCGTACCTCCAGGGCTATCTCGCCGTCGACTCGCTCTGGCTGTACAGGTCCAACGGCAACTTCAGC
Protein-coding sequences here:
- a CDS encoding glycoside hydrolase family 35 protein, coding for MPAPALTTTSDGFLLHGEPFRIISGAMHYFRVHPDQWADRLRKARLMGLNTVETYVPWNLHQPEPGTLALDGILDLPRYLRLAKAEGLHVLLRPGPFICAEWDGGGLPSWLTTDPDIRLRSSDPRFTGAIDRYLDLLLPPLLPYLAESGGPVIAVQVENEYGAYGDDTAYLEHLAEALRSRGIGELLFTCDQANPEHLAAGSLPGVLTTGTFGSKVAASLEQLRAHQPEGPLMCAEFWIGWFDHWGEEHHTRSAADAAADLDRLLSAGASVNIYMFHGGTNFAFTNGANHDHAYQPIVTSYDYDAALTENGDPGPKYHAFREVIARHAPVPDEPVPAPSVKLPPTVVELGQRAPLLPNAGLLAKPVRTEDPVTMDELGLRAGYVLYRTTAPLAGDGLLHFAGGVGDRAQVFVDGAPVGVLERERHDESLPVRIPFTGAVVEVLVENMGGVNYGPRIGSPKGLLGAVTFNGTALHGWDSHPLTLDDLGALPFAPSDAAPATQPAFYQGTFEVATPADTFLSLPGWTKGQAWINGFHLGRYWNRGPQRTLYVPAPVLRPGSNDLLLLELNATTSAQVLLTDTPDLGPVKP
- a CDS encoding MFS transporter, with the translated sequence MPAPTTPTTPATPVFSPVAVVASCVGFVLIGVVQALYGPSIPAFRDEFGLSPSAAGLGLSAHFAGGVVGVLLIDRLYVRLGNRRVLGSSYILMAVGAAGFALAPNWPLALAAALLTGLGFGGIDYGLNQLFAVGFGDRSTAMLNILNAHFGIGAILGPALIGAVGSEHYPAVFLAFSLANLPLLLCLRGVREHVPQQTPAPGSGASGSPGGQVLARSLGSVLGVFVTLYVLHVGIEAGVGGWEPTHLETVGYGAAAAATATSVYWLMMTVGRFLAAPLALRFSPQSIIAVSCAGMTVCLLLAAVPALAPYAYAGVGLFIAPIFPTGLPWLNRAAPAARRAGAVVIAASMAGGVAAGPALGKAIEWSGVRAVPLLLCGISALCLAATLWLIRATRTH
- a CDS encoding ATP-binding protein translates to MFVLTATPASVGTARRKVREVLGAWGVGPDTSDNALLVTSELVTNALTHAASERIVCRLHLSTGRLYIEVEDENRGGTLPAQRRPGPDEQCGRGLLLVGVLSSDWGVRDAPHGSGRVVWAELPTEQTEPAEAAAPAAPVASSVPVTASVPVETATPAGAKVFVATQASAAVSAPSGSAPDAADAPAPVGPVAAPVPTLPPTPPAAPVVQAAAAAPWHPSAPHRIRPVPHSAEGIASHGPYGTPVPHPPYSRS
- a CDS encoding helix-turn-helix domain-containing protein, whose translation is MTAETDWGGAPSVLRMILGRQLEELRTRAGLSFEDAGMAIGVSHSTIRRMEAAKVARLRLPDVEKLLQTYGVTDQQEIDTFLKSVREANKRGWWHNYRDVLPDWFAAYLSLEQAALQIRAYEAQFVPGLFQTADYARALLGAGNPHASSEATDRRVALRLRRQELLTREAPPRVWIVMDETVLRWPVGGPEVMRAQIDHLIAMNALPHVTLQIMPFGNGPHPAMRAGAFHLFRFRAPELPDIVYLSGLVGAVYLDKGDDVVVYREALDRLGAQSAPARKTEALLGAIRKEL
- a CDS encoding DUF397 domain-containing protein; amino-acid sequence: MHHPTHPHLPNAHANHSSQSNHSHPVRNGMPARELGSRGWSKPWSDDAGGACVEVKKLADGRVAVRQSTDPDSPALVFTPHEMTSFLAGVKAGDADFLL
- a CDS encoding SAM-dependent methyltransferase — translated: MPDNGWPADRIDTENAHSARIYDYILGGKDYYPADKEAGDAMSHEWPALPIHMKANRDWMNRAVAYLAKEAGIRQFLDIGTGIPTSPNLHEIAQSVAPESRVVYVDNDPIVLTLSQGLLASTPEGRTAYIEADFQHPEAILDSPDFRETLDLTKPVALTVIAIVHFVLDEDDAVGIVRRLLDPLPSGSYLAMSIGTAEFAPEEVGRVAREYKARNMPMRLRTFPEAEEFFEGLDLVEPGIVQVHKWHPDTTSGEGIRDEDIAMYGAVARKP
- a CDS encoding substrate-binding domain-containing protein, encoding MNTPPASSGSARSARATAVAAGVAAVCLLAAGCSGSGSDGSDSDKGSAAVGTARLKVALITHGAKGDDFWERVRKGAQAAAAKDNIELTYSSDPDAAGQAGLVRDAVKDKVDGIALTLAKPEAMKSAVAQAKAAGIPVVGLNSGIDAWRSAGLLEFFGQDESTAGRALGDKLDTLKVKHALCVIHEQGNVALEARCAGVKKTFAGETENLYVNGTDTDAVTTVIAARLNQDPSIDEVVTLGAQFALSAAKSVDESGSKAKIATFDLNNDIVGAIKSGDVQFAVDQQPYLQGYLAVDSLWLYRSNGNFSGGGAAPVLTGPAFVTKQNIADVARFMANGTR